One Nocardioidaceae bacterium SCSIO 66511 genomic window carries:
- a CDS encoding IclR family transcriptional regulator yields MTDHNGGAMAGTKDKAAEATRSGVQSIDRAAAVLRCFDGQHPELGTSEIARMTGLSTSTVHRLLTAMQHNHLIRQTADRRYGLGPMLMQLARSGALPTALRDAALPYMTELRDSIDETVGLHELLGTHQRVVVDQVESHQQLRRTYTEIGVPIDLVHGAPGKAILAFLPPAAQDRCLEAPIHAVTESTVTDPDELRAELEVARECGWAGSSSERTPGIRSVAAPIFDHNGAVIGSLGTSVPLIRMSDERAKELGERSRDTARSVSIALGAPIDDG; encoded by the coding sequence GTGACTGATCACAACGGAGGGGCGATGGCAGGTACGAAAGACAAGGCGGCAGAAGCCACTCGATCGGGAGTGCAGTCGATCGACCGCGCGGCCGCCGTACTGCGGTGCTTCGACGGGCAGCACCCGGAGCTCGGAACGAGCGAGATCGCCCGCATGACAGGGCTTTCGACGAGTACGGTGCATCGACTGCTCACCGCGATGCAGCACAACCATCTGATCCGCCAGACCGCCGATCGTCGCTACGGGCTCGGCCCGATGCTGATGCAGCTCGCCCGCAGCGGCGCACTGCCGACGGCGCTGCGCGATGCCGCGCTCCCCTACATGACCGAGCTACGCGACTCCATCGACGAGACGGTCGGTCTGCACGAGCTGCTGGGTACGCACCAACGCGTCGTGGTCGACCAGGTCGAGAGCCATCAGCAGCTGCGACGTACGTACACCGAGATCGGAGTGCCGATCGACCTGGTGCACGGCGCGCCCGGTAAGGCGATTCTCGCCTTCCTCCCGCCGGCGGCACAGGACCGCTGCCTGGAAGCGCCGATCCATGCCGTGACGGAGTCGACCGTCACCGACCCCGACGAGCTACGCGCCGAGCTCGAGGTCGCGCGAGAGTGCGGTTGGGCAGGATCGTCCTCGGAGCGTACGCCCGGCATCCGCTCCGTCGCCGCACCGATCTTCGACCACAACGGCGCCGTCATCGGCTCGCTCGGCACGTCGGTGCCGTTGATCCGGATGAGCGACGAGCGGGCGAAGGAGCTCGGCGAGCGATCGCGCGACACCGCGCGCAGCGTGTCAATCGCCCTCGGCGCACCCATCGACGACGGGTGA
- the pseG gene encoding UDP-2,4-diacetamido-2,4,6-trideoxy-beta-L-altropyranose hydrolase produces the protein MSYTKQTVVFGCDIGPDIGIGHLMRCVALAEELRSRGARIVFAAGVEAVPLAAEQLRRRGFESVAGFKDATDATTRLAELDASIVVLDSYRLPDTMYAVIRSAGYPVVAIVDYDIAGRSADLYVDQNLGAERTNPAIATDSRRLAGASYVMLRDEIVNARPDEPRSWPSAGPANVFGFFGGTDPAGVAAMIARALIATDVSFAATIVAASSDQRAEIANLQTRTGQRIEAIPPTDQLADHVTRADVVVSAAGTSTWELLCLGAATGLVCVADNQRQAYDLTQEAGVAVGVATADELVDRSEDATKRLRTLITDPRQREQLRTRGMRLVDGLGRRRVADAVVELMDRRERVG, from the coding sequence TTGTCGTACACAAAGCAAACAGTTGTCTTCGGCTGCGATATCGGGCCGGACATCGGCATCGGGCACCTCATGCGCTGCGTTGCGCTCGCCGAGGAGCTGCGGTCGCGCGGTGCGCGCATCGTCTTCGCCGCGGGGGTCGAAGCGGTCCCGCTGGCCGCCGAGCAGCTGCGGCGACGGGGGTTCGAGAGCGTTGCCGGGTTCAAAGACGCGACGGATGCCACGACGCGACTGGCCGAGCTCGACGCGAGCATCGTGGTGCTCGACTCCTACCGGCTGCCAGACACGATGTACGCGGTGATCCGGTCGGCGGGCTATCCCGTCGTCGCCATCGTCGACTACGACATCGCCGGTCGTTCGGCCGATCTGTACGTCGACCAGAACCTCGGCGCCGAGCGTACGAACCCGGCTATCGCGACAGACTCGCGTCGGTTGGCAGGGGCCTCGTACGTAATGCTGCGCGATGAGATCGTGAACGCCCGCCCCGACGAGCCGCGGAGCTGGCCGAGCGCCGGGCCCGCGAACGTGTTCGGGTTCTTCGGCGGCACCGATCCTGCCGGAGTCGCCGCGATGATCGCCCGTGCGCTGATCGCCACCGACGTATCGTTCGCGGCGACGATCGTGGCCGCTTCCTCCGACCAACGCGCCGAGATCGCGAACCTTCAGACGCGAACGGGGCAACGAATCGAAGCGATCCCACCGACCGACCAGCTGGCGGACCACGTGACCAGAGCCGACGTCGTCGTCAGCGCCGCCGGTACGTCGACCTGGGAGCTGCTGTGCCTCGGCGCCGCTACCGGCCTGGTGTGCGTCGCCGACAACCAACGGCAGGCGTACGACCTCACTCAGGAGGCCGGAGTCGCAGTCGGGGTTGCGACTGCCGATGAGCTCGTCGATCGTAGCGAGGACGCCACCAAACGCCTTCGTACGCTCATCACCGATCCGCGGCAACGCGAGCAACTACGCACGCGCGGCATGCGTCTGGTCGACGGGCTCGGCCGACGTCGGGTCGCCGATGCCGTCGTGGAACTGATGGACCGAAGGGAACGGGTGGGCTGA
- a CDS encoding CoA transferase — MLPLDGFRVLDLTRFLSGPYCTMVLAELGADVIKVEQPVTGDDSRRLAPKVNGESYPFAMPNRSKRSISLDLKADRGRELFLELVRSADLVIENFRPGVATRLGIDYDAVRAVRPDILYCSISGFGQTGPYRDRPGFDIMAQGMVGFLRMTGQPDGRPAKVGIAINDIAAGATAIYSILGAQLVRERTGEGQNIDISLVDAGLAWTVWESGAYFADGEEPTATGTRHRRSTPYQAYRTADGYVTIGANNDRLWERLVNGVLKRPDWLTDERFESLSARMAHIDELQAEIEAITATLPTQAWIDLLDEAGVPGGPVLTYAEALADPHIQARDMITEVEHPIIGAMRTIGPPTKFSGLETPVRGPAPWLGQHTRELLAETGVDGAELDELFADGTIYDAHPEMSRS, encoded by the coding sequence ATGTTGCCCCTCGACGGCTTCCGCGTCCTCGACCTGACCAGATTCCTTTCCGGGCCGTACTGCACCATGGTCCTCGCCGAGCTCGGCGCCGACGTGATCAAGGTCGAGCAGCCCGTCACGGGCGACGACTCCCGACGCCTCGCGCCGAAGGTCAATGGCGAGAGCTATCCGTTCGCGATGCCGAATCGCAGCAAACGCAGCATCTCCCTCGACCTGAAGGCGGATCGCGGTCGCGAGCTGTTCCTCGAGCTCGTCCGCTCCGCCGATCTGGTGATCGAGAACTTCCGCCCGGGTGTGGCGACCCGGCTCGGCATCGACTACGACGCCGTACGCGCCGTACGACCCGACATCCTGTACTGCTCGATCAGCGGGTTCGGCCAGACCGGGCCGTACCGTGACCGTCCGGGCTTCGACATCATGGCGCAGGGCATGGTCGGCTTCCTACGCATGACCGGCCAGCCCGACGGCCGCCCCGCCAAGGTCGGTATCGCGATCAACGACATCGCCGCGGGCGCGACCGCGATCTACTCCATCCTCGGCGCCCAGCTCGTCCGAGAGCGTACGGGCGAGGGGCAGAACATCGACATCTCCCTCGTCGACGCCGGACTCGCCTGGACGGTCTGGGAGTCGGGCGCGTACTTCGCTGACGGTGAGGAGCCCACCGCGACCGGCACCCGCCATCGCCGCTCGACCCCGTACCAGGCGTACCGCACCGCCGACGGGTACGTGACCATCGGCGCCAACAACGATCGGCTGTGGGAGCGGCTCGTCAACGGCGTGCTGAAGCGGCCGGACTGGCTGACCGACGAGCGGTTCGAGTCGCTGTCGGCGCGGATGGCCCACATCGACGAGCTGCAGGCCGAGATCGAGGCGATCACCGCCACCCTTCCCACCCAAGCGTGGATTGATCTGCTCGACGAGGCCGGTGTGCCCGGGGGACCGGTGCTCACGTACGCCGAAGCGCTTGCGGACCCGCATATCCAGGCGCGCGACATGATCACCGAGGTCGAGCATCCGATCATCGGCGCGATGCGCACGATCGGACCACCCACGAAGTTCTCCGGCCTCGAGACGCCGGTACGCGGGCCGGCGCCGTGGCTCGGCCAGCACACCCGCGAGCTATTGGCCGAAACCGGTGTCGACGGCGCAGAGCTCGACGAGCTCTTCGCCGACGGAACCATCTACGACGCACACCCCGAGATGAGCAGGAGCTGA
- a CDS encoding sulfotransferase family protein — MSANITGSRRTARRLYRHTTTRIMVLESHRIMFLPLPKSGCTSLLWMLAGLAGLDGSRFRGSTTAEVSHAMTIHDTSRWDDRHRWAEHDADEQERIQADESWLRFTVVRDPAPRLWSAWQSKLLLKEPRFVERFGDADWFPHEVAGLDAAVAAFRAFVRALDVPADDAPHDAHWGPQSGLIERFRLNYVGRAELPDATVERIDAHLGDGERLDPGVPRENSAPVPYHPSVYDEETAAILNRVYARDFETFGYPPLSPVGHGESAAWRATAETAAGFAAQLAERHLRIGTLLAELERSQAAEQRLAVRLQTEADRVRAIEESRSWRVTRPLRAIRRG; from the coding sequence ATGTCCGCGAACATCACGGGAAGTCGGCGCACGGCCCGACGTCTGTACCGGCATACGACAACCAGGATCATGGTGCTCGAGAGCCATCGGATCATGTTCCTGCCGCTTCCGAAGTCCGGGTGTACGTCGCTGTTGTGGATGCTCGCCGGCCTGGCCGGGTTGGACGGCTCTCGGTTTCGCGGGTCTACAACGGCCGAGGTGTCGCACGCGATGACGATTCACGACACCTCCCGCTGGGACGACCGGCACCGGTGGGCAGAGCACGACGCCGATGAGCAGGAGCGGATCCAGGCCGATGAGTCCTGGCTGCGATTCACGGTCGTCCGCGACCCGGCGCCGCGACTGTGGTCTGCGTGGCAGTCCAAGCTGCTGCTGAAGGAGCCTCGGTTCGTCGAACGCTTCGGCGATGCCGACTGGTTTCCGCACGAGGTTGCGGGCCTCGACGCCGCAGTCGCCGCTTTTCGGGCGTTCGTACGTGCACTCGACGTACCCGCCGACGACGCTCCGCACGATGCGCACTGGGGCCCGCAGAGCGGCCTGATCGAGAGATTCCGGCTCAATTACGTCGGCCGCGCGGAGCTGCCCGATGCAACCGTCGAGCGCATCGACGCCCACCTTGGTGACGGCGAGCGCCTCGACCCCGGCGTACCGCGTGAGAATTCGGCGCCGGTGCCGTACCACCCGAGCGTGTACGACGAGGAGACCGCGGCAATCCTCAACCGCGTGTACGCGCGCGACTTCGAGACCTTCGGCTACCCGCCGCTCTCGCCGGTCGGGCATGGCGAGTCCGCGGCGTGGCGGGCCACGGCCGAGACGGCCGCCGGTTTCGCCGCCCAACTTGCCGAAAGGCATCTGCGGATCGGCACCCTGCTCGCGGAGCTGGAGCGGTCGCAGGCCGCCGAACAGCGCCTTGCCGTTCGGCTGCAGACTGAGGCGGACCGCGTACGAGCGATCGAGGAGTCGCGTTCCTGGCGGGTCACGCGTCCGCTGCGTGCCATTCGCCGCGGATGA
- a CDS encoding enoyl-CoA hydratase-related protein: MSDHLTIERDEAVATLTLNRPDSHNAISLGMYRELPALVAELDADRRVKVLVVRGAGAKSFASGADITEFQEVRGDAASAKDYNEHVAAAEHALESFSKPTVAMIHGYCIGGGFGLALACDLRFGDERSRFAITPAKLGLVYSLESTKRLVDLVGPARAKWVLYSGQQIRAERALQLGVLDELHDGADLEQATYDFCKLVTTRAQFSVRAAKEIVGRIGDGQTADDEHTTQLRNSSFDTDDYAEGVRAFLAKRSPEFTWS; the protein is encoded by the coding sequence GTGTCCGACCACCTCACGATCGAGCGCGACGAGGCCGTCGCGACCCTCACCCTGAACCGCCCCGACAGCCACAACGCGATCTCGCTCGGGATGTACCGCGAGCTGCCGGCACTCGTTGCCGAGCTGGACGCCGACCGCAGGGTCAAGGTGCTGGTCGTACGCGGTGCGGGAGCGAAGTCGTTCGCCTCCGGCGCCGATATCACCGAGTTTCAAGAGGTACGCGGGGACGCGGCCAGTGCCAAGGACTACAACGAACACGTCGCGGCCGCCGAGCACGCCCTCGAGTCGTTCAGCAAGCCGACGGTGGCGATGATCCACGGCTACTGCATCGGCGGCGGGTTCGGGCTCGCGCTGGCGTGCGACCTGCGCTTCGGCGACGAGCGGTCGCGGTTCGCGATCACACCCGCCAAGCTCGGTCTGGTCTACAGCCTCGAGTCGACCAAGCGGCTCGTCGACCTCGTCGGTCCGGCACGGGCCAAATGGGTGCTCTACTCCGGCCAGCAGATTCGCGCCGAGCGGGCGCTGCAGCTGGGCGTACTCGACGAGTTGCACGATGGCGCCGATCTCGAGCAGGCGACGTACGACTTCTGCAAGCTGGTGACCACCCGCGCGCAGTTCAGCGTACGCGCGGCGAAGGAGATCGTCGGCCGCATCGGCGACGGGCAGACCGCCGACGACGAGCACACCACACAGCTTCGCAACTCGTCGTTCGACACCGACGACTACGCCGAGGGCGTACGCGCGTTCCTGGCGAAGCGCAGCCCGGAGTTCACCTGGTCATGA
- a CDS encoding PaaI family thioesterase, whose protein sequence is MSEQPATMTAVERAERATAEAEPEFGKFFLARFLDLDISYDDERQTCTVRLPYAPHLCNPQGSVHGGVITTAMDISMGHLCHRYLHTAVTIEMQLRFFRPLTGDATCVGQLLRPGRRIVHLESRLYDDDNRLTAVGTGSWHRLDAVTAAP, encoded by the coding sequence ATGAGTGAGCAGCCGGCAACGATGACGGCGGTCGAACGCGCCGAGCGGGCGACCGCCGAGGCCGAACCCGAGTTCGGGAAGTTCTTCCTGGCTCGATTCCTCGACCTCGACATCAGCTATGACGACGAGCGGCAGACGTGTACGGTGCGCCTGCCGTATGCACCGCACCTGTGCAACCCACAGGGTTCGGTGCACGGGGGAGTGATCACGACGGCGATGGACATCTCGATGGGGCATCTGTGCCATCGCTACCTCCACACAGCCGTCACGATCGAGATGCAGCTGCGGTTCTTCCGTCCCCTGACGGGCGACGCAACGTGCGTCGGGCAGCTCCTGCGGCCAGGGCGCAGGATCGTGCATCTCGAGTCCCGTTTGTACGACGACGACAACCGACTCACTGCTGTCGGAACCGGTTCGTGGCATCGCCTCGACGCCGTGACGGCAGCCCCTTAG
- a CDS encoding sulfotransferase domain-containing protein, whose translation MGTETRGERPDRSYLHIGLPKTGTTYVQQLLWHNRDALATQRVHLPLAAESTAAHRYAAADLCDPARFHGNPAAERLTWQRLVEDAHAAAGTTLVSDELLASATHEQVARAVNDLAPTEIHVIVTVRDLARHLPSVWQQAVRFRDKRTFDEYLLWLSADDAPVWNRHDAPTVLRRWREHLPADRLHVIAVPPPGSSHTALWERFAQVVGIGADGLDLDVPRDNASLGAAQIELLRRFNAGLGDRVPAPRAYRRSVSFGLLHDLREPDLQLGRITLPPQWTSWVAERAERMIAELQALECDFIGSWDDLRPSAPIPEDDETTDADLARIAIEALRANVSRSDELRQQVQRLRKRLASSGGTSS comes from the coding sequence ATGGGTACGGAGACGAGGGGCGAGCGGCCCGATCGCAGCTATCTGCACATCGGTCTGCCGAAGACAGGTACGACGTACGTACAGCAGCTGCTCTGGCATAACCGCGACGCGCTCGCCACACAGCGCGTTCACCTTCCGCTCGCCGCAGAGAGCACGGCGGCGCACAGATACGCCGCCGCCGATCTCTGCGACCCCGCTCGCTTCCACGGCAACCCGGCTGCCGAGCGGCTGACGTGGCAGCGGCTCGTCGAGGACGCGCACGCCGCAGCGGGTACGACGCTGGTGAGCGACGAGCTGCTCGCGTCCGCGACCCACGAGCAGGTCGCCCGCGCGGTAAACGACCTAGCGCCGACCGAGATCCACGTCATCGTGACCGTACGAGACCTCGCACGGCACCTACCATCGGTCTGGCAGCAGGCCGTGCGGTTCCGGGACAAGCGCACCTTCGACGAGTACCTACTATGGCTGTCCGCCGACGACGCGCCGGTCTGGAACCGGCACGATGCGCCGACCGTTCTCCGCCGATGGCGCGAGCACCTGCCCGCCGACCGGCTGCACGTCATCGCGGTTCCGCCACCTGGCAGTTCGCACACCGCGCTGTGGGAGCGGTTCGCGCAGGTCGTCGGGATCGGCGCCGACGGGCTCGACCTCGACGTACCGCGAGACAACGCATCACTCGGCGCGGCCCAGATCGAGCTGCTGCGACGGTTCAACGCAGGTCTCGGAGACCGCGTACCCGCACCTCGCGCGTACCGCCGATCGGTCTCCTTCGGGTTGCTGCACGACCTGCGCGAGCCCGATCTACAGCTCGGCCGCATCACACTGCCGCCGCAATGGACCTCATGGGTCGCCGAGCGTGCGGAGCGGATGATCGCGGAGCTGCAGGCACTCGAATGTGACTTCATCGGCAGCTGGGACGACCTTCGCCCGTCGGCCCCGATACCGGAAGACGACGAGACCACCGACGCCGATCTCGCCCGCATCGCGATCGAGGCACTGCGGGCGAACGTCAGCCGATCCGATGAGCTGCGACAGCAGGTGCAGCGACTACGCAAACGACTCGCGAGCTCTGGAGGTACGTCATCATGA
- a CDS encoding glycosyltransferase family protein, translating to MTSTRLPGKVMIEVAGQTLLDHHLDRLAWSGLPILVATTTNDADDPIVELARGRGLGVHRGSEQDVLARFHECAEVYSLDVVVRVTSDCPLVDGHVVADVVERFTARNSEWLYLSNGLERTFPRGLDVEVFSAAALADAHRNATDPAQREHVTPYLYRQNHPRMSVEHVYARPDSSRFRITLDTAEDLEVIRRLIEDHAAQRLAYADLVVLLEQHPEITSLNTHVEQKRLPDRTGHA from the coding sequence ATGACGAGTACGCGTCTTCCGGGCAAGGTCATGATCGAGGTCGCCGGGCAGACGCTGCTCGATCACCACCTCGACCGGCTCGCGTGGAGTGGCCTCCCGATCCTCGTCGCGACAACCACCAACGACGCCGACGATCCGATCGTCGAGCTGGCGCGCGGGCGCGGGCTCGGGGTGCACAGGGGGAGCGAGCAGGACGTACTCGCGAGGTTCCACGAGTGTGCCGAGGTGTACTCGCTCGACGTCGTTGTACGTGTGACGTCGGACTGTCCGCTGGTCGACGGTCACGTGGTCGCCGACGTGGTCGAACGATTCACCGCCAGGAACAGCGAGTGGCTCTACCTGTCGAACGGTCTGGAGCGTACGTTCCCGCGCGGGTTGGATGTCGAGGTCTTCTCGGCCGCGGCGCTCGCCGACGCACACCGTAACGCCACGGATCCGGCGCAACGCGAACACGTGACTCCCTACCTGTACAGGCAGAACCATCCGCGAATGAGCGTGGAGCACGTGTACGCACGACCCGACAGCTCACGATTCCGGATCACGCTCGACACTGCGGAGGACCTGGAGGTCATCCGCCGGCTGATCGAGGACCACGCAGCTCAGAGACTCGCGTACGCAGACTTGGTTGTGCTGCTCGAACAGCACCCCGAGATCACGAGCTTGAACACCCACGTCGAACAGAAGCGCCTCCCCGATCGGACCGGACACGCATGA
- a CDS encoding tripartite tricarboxylate transporter substrate binding protein, giving the protein MNRILTAASAAALVLGLTACAAGGTDSASGDNENYPSEDLDWTIAFGPGGGNDIMSRKMVDIIEKEDLYPGNITVENMDGGSGAKGWGHLYSQSGSGYDISTTSGSFLTTPLQADTGWTYEDFTSVGLFATDDALFVVDGDSKAKSWDDWVSYAKSKGKVVLGGIGTVNVDFILHSLIAEAAGYEFEYTPFNEEGQMQTALLSGALDGIVANPGSILGQVESGDVRPLLFTGKEPLKAVPDVPTGESIGIKDLPSMPRGLILPPDVPDDVRDWWIDTAKKVVETDEWQKYLESNYLSEDVRWGDDFDSYLEETVDEFETTLEEQGAL; this is encoded by the coding sequence ATGAATCGCATTCTCACCGCGGCGTCCGCGGCCGCGCTCGTACTCGGCCTGACGGCGTGCGCCGCCGGCGGCACGGACAGCGCGTCCGGCGACAACGAGAACTACCCGTCCGAGGACCTCGACTGGACGATCGCGTTCGGACCGGGCGGCGGCAACGACATCATGTCCCGCAAGATGGTCGACATCATCGAGAAGGAGGACCTCTACCCGGGCAACATCACCGTCGAGAACATGGACGGCGGTAGCGGTGCGAAGGGTTGGGGGCACCTGTACAGCCAGTCGGGCAGCGGGTACGACATCTCCACCACGTCGGGCTCGTTCCTCACTACGCCGCTGCAGGCAGACACCGGCTGGACGTACGAGGACTTCACCAGCGTCGGCCTGTTCGCGACCGACGACGCGTTGTTCGTCGTCGACGGTGACAGCAAGGCCAAGTCGTGGGACGACTGGGTCTCGTACGCCAAGAGCAAGGGCAAGGTCGTACTCGGCGGTATCGGAACAGTCAACGTCGACTTCATCTTGCACTCGCTGATCGCAGAGGCGGCCGGGTACGAGTTCGAGTACACACCGTTCAACGAAGAGGGCCAGATGCAGACGGCGCTGTTGAGCGGCGCGCTCGACGGCATCGTCGCCAACCCGGGTTCGATCCTCGGACAGGTCGAGTCCGGAGACGTACGGCCGCTGCTGTTCACGGGCAAGGAGCCGCTCAAGGCGGTTCCGGACGTACCGACCGGCGAGTCGATCGGGATCAAGGACCTTCCCTCGATGCCGCGCGGCCTGATCCTGCCGCCGGACGTACCCGACGACGTACGTGACTGGTGGATCGACACGGCCAAAAAGGTCGTGGAGACCGACGAGTGGCAGAAGTACCTGGAGTCGAACTACCTGAGCGAGGACGTCCGCTGGGGTGACGACTTCGACTCGTACCTGGAGGAGACCGTCGACGAGTTCGAGACCACGCTCGAGGAACAGGGCGCGCTGTGA
- a CDS encoding DegT/DnrJ/EryC1/StrS family aminotransferase yields the protein MPAEPMLPYGRQSIDEADIEAVTSVLRGDWLTTGPAVAEFETAVSRLARGHQAVSVTSGTAALHTAYAALGVGRGDEVVTTPMTFVATAATASLLGADVTFVDVEEDTALIEPAAVESAVSERTKVIAAVDYAGHPADYERIGVSAGRVGAHTLADAAHSVGGTYRGRPVGSLASVTTMSFFPTKNLTTGEGGAVVAKDPDVARRAAEFHNIGLVRDPARFEAGETGAWHQEVHELGLNYRLTDLGAALGLSQLARLDGFVQRRRDIKKRYDAALGGLDAIRVPVQRDGVEPAWHLYPIRVLDGRRHEAYTRLRERGIGVQVNYLPVYWHPVYERAGYRRGMCPNAERFYAEQLSLPMFPALSDDDVDRVIDAVLECMR from the coding sequence ATGCCTGCTGAGCCGATGCTTCCGTACGGCCGGCAGTCGATCGACGAGGCCGATATCGAAGCGGTCACGTCGGTGCTGCGCGGCGACTGGCTGACGACGGGGCCGGCGGTCGCCGAGTTCGAGACGGCCGTTTCGAGGTTGGCGCGCGGACACCAGGCCGTGAGTGTCACGTCCGGCACGGCCGCGTTGCACACTGCGTACGCGGCACTCGGTGTCGGGCGCGGCGACGAGGTCGTCACGACCCCGATGACATTCGTCGCGACTGCCGCAACTGCCTCGCTGCTCGGAGCAGACGTCACCTTCGTCGATGTCGAGGAGGACACCGCCCTGATCGAACCGGCGGCCGTCGAGTCAGCCGTGAGCGAGCGTACGAAGGTCATCGCGGCCGTCGACTACGCGGGCCATCCCGCCGACTACGAACGCATCGGGGTCAGCGCGGGGCGCGTCGGTGCCCACACCCTTGCCGACGCTGCGCATTCCGTCGGCGGAACGTACCGCGGGCGCCCGGTCGGCTCGCTCGCATCGGTCACCACGATGTCGTTCTTCCCGACGAAGAACCTCACGACCGGCGAGGGCGGGGCCGTCGTCGCGAAGGATCCCGACGTGGCCCGCCGTGCCGCGGAATTCCACAACATCGGGTTGGTACGAGACCCTGCGCGGTTCGAGGCAGGTGAAACCGGGGCTTGGCACCAGGAGGTACACGAGCTCGGCCTGAACTACCGGCTCACCGATCTCGGCGCTGCCCTCGGTCTGAGCCAGCTCGCCCGGCTCGACGGGTTCGTCCAGCGCCGCCGCGACATCAAGAAGCGGTACGACGCGGCTCTCGGTGGGCTCGACGCGATCCGCGTACCCGTGCAGCGAGACGGGGTCGAACCGGCATGGCACTTGTACCCGATCCGCGTTCTCGACGGTCGTCGTCACGAGGCGTACACGCGACTTCGTGAACGCGGCATCGGCGTCCAGGTCAACTACCTGCCGGTGTACTGGCACCCCGTGTACGAACGCGCCGGGTACCGCCGAGGTATGTGCCCGAACGCGGAGCGCTTCTATGCCGAGCAGCTGTCGCTGCCGATGTTCCCGGCGCTGAGTGACGACGACGTCGATCGGGTCATCGACGCGGTGCTGGAGTGCATGCGCTGA
- the pseB gene encoding UDP-N-acetylglucosamine 4,6-dehydratase (inverting), translating into MSVLSGSRILVTGGTGSFGKAFIRYALDHLDPQRLVVFSRDELKQYEARQLFDDDPRLRWFIGDIRDERRLLRALHNIDYVVHAAALKQVDTAEYNPFEFVRTNVFGSQNLIEACIDTGVKKVVALSTDKASSPINLYGATKLTADKLFVTGNHYAAAYDTRFSVVRYGNVMGSRGSVIPFFRKLAAEGRSLPITDLHMTRFFITLDQAVRFVVDSFDQMQGGELYVPRIPSMRITDLAQAIAPGAEMHNAGLRPGEKLHEEMISAEEGRRAVELGDRYVLQPDLATWGYSPPEHGKPVADGFHYTSDRNDEWYAPDEIRSLIDHAC; encoded by the coding sequence TTGTCCGTCCTCAGTGGGTCTCGAATCCTGGTGACCGGTGGTACAGGTTCCTTCGGCAAGGCGTTCATCCGATATGCGCTGGACCACCTCGACCCGCAGCGTCTCGTTGTCTTCTCCCGCGATGAGCTCAAGCAGTACGAAGCGCGTCAGTTGTTCGACGACGACCCCAGGCTGCGTTGGTTCATCGGCGACATCCGCGACGAGCGCCGGCTGCTGCGGGCGTTGCACAACATCGACTACGTCGTCCATGCGGCCGCGCTCAAGCAGGTCGACACGGCCGAGTACAACCCGTTCGAGTTCGTGCGTACGAACGTCTTCGGCTCGCAGAACCTGATCGAGGCCTGTATCGACACGGGCGTCAAGAAGGTCGTCGCGCTATCGACAGACAAGGCTTCGAGCCCGATCAACCTCTACGGCGCCACGAAGCTCACCGCCGACAAGCTGTTCGTCACCGGCAACCACTACGCCGCCGCGTACGACACGAGGTTCTCCGTCGTGCGATACGGCAACGTGATGGGCAGCCGCGGCTCGGTCATCCCGTTCTTCCGCAAGCTCGCAGCGGAGGGCAGATCACTGCCGATCACCGACCTGCACATGACCCGGTTCTTCATCACCTTGGATCAGGCCGTGCGGTTCGTGGTCGACTCCTTCGACCAGATGCAGGGCGGGGAGCTCTACGTACCGCGGATCCCGTCGATGCGCATCACCGATCTTGCGCAGGCGATCGCACCCGGTGCCGAGATGCACAACGCCGGTCTGCGGCCGGGAGAGAAGCTGCACGAGGAGATGATCTCCGCCGAGGAGGGGAGACGAGCCGTCGAGCTGGGCGACCGGTACGTACTGCAGCCCGACCTCGCCACCTGGGGATATTCGCCGCCGGAACACGGAAAGCCGGTCGCCGACGGGTTCCACTACACCTCCGACCGCAACGACGAGTGGTACGCGCCCGATGAGATCCGGTCGCTGATCGACCATGCCTGCTGA